aatatagtatttttatagtgtggtattgctactttaacttaagtactttaagtaaaagatctgaatattTTAGCACTGCCAGTGGAAGATCCTCAAAGCACAAACCAACTCTGGGCTTGGTTTATTAAATAGCAAAGTCAGACAGAATGTCTCAAATCCTTCAACCAGGACTCAAAATGGGTCTTAATAAAATACAACTGGCTTATAAAGTTTGTCACAGTTTTACAGTATCCAAAGTGaaagtttgaaataaaaatgcagagGTCTTGACAAAGTAAAGGCAAGAAGACATTTAAATAGTGTGCTAAGGAATATATCTCCTGATACTATAATAATATCAGTCAGGCGttataaaaaaacccaaaaaactgAAGACAATTCTCTAGCAAAACTCTAACTCACCTGATTCACACTCAAATATACAACAATGTACATATTTTCGTAAACAACCTTAGTTTCAATAGATAATCTTGTTTACAAGTGCAcctggaggaaaaaaataacatttatatccTTTTGCATcgaatgcccccccccccgtccaTGATCTACCTTAACAGCAAATCTTGTTCTATCAAGAATAAAGACTGTGGTCCACAGCTGTACATATTTTTACTCCCTTTCATAACAGCAATTATACATCAGGTCAACAGTCCAGTGGCTGAAGCAGAGGACACATGCTGGATTTTGACATCTTGGGACCACCGTTGTtactctcctttttcttcttagCTCACGGATGGAGCCATCCTCGGTCTCAAAGGGACTCCAAATGAGTTCCAATACTGGCTCTGAATTTGCTGTTTCTACTGACGAGTGCCGGGGGGTAGAGTGAGGTTGGCCATCAGCTCGTGAACAGAAGCAAATATCGTACACTCacctgaaagaaagacagaaaataccCAGTGTTAGCAAAGGCATTTTGCATCAAGTatggaaaacaaaactgaatattCAGTTGATACCAGTTTCTGGTATCATTATATGTTATATTTGATATCACTTTTTCAGTATAGTAAATTATTCAGTGTTCATCAGCATGCAAGTCTCACCCTGTCTAGCGGGGTGCAGTTCATTGAACCTCTTAAGGATATTAGAGACCATGAGCGCTGCGGCCCCAGAGGAGCTGTGCTGTCTGGGGATGTCGGCCTGCTGAGTGAGGCCTGTGGCCATGTCGTACACAATGGGCACGATAATGCTCACTGGCTCCTGTGGCACAGGGATACGCTGGGTCAGCTGCAACTGTCAggcaaaacagaacaaacacacaggggTCACGTTGGTCTACGTGTTTCAAATTATGCTACACAGGTATATAACTTGTGTCCTGGTTTTGAAGAGCTAACAGTGAGGCTCTGCTGAGACTTACAAAGAAGAGCATCTTGGACTTGAGCACCACAGCGATGGTTCCAGGAGGGGCGATGGGAGGAGCACTGGGAGGGATAGTGAGACAGAACTGGACATTCCACTTCAGCTGTGCAGCCTGGTCAGGGAACTGCAGAGAAAGGCAACACATTATATAGTACTTTTCAAACACAGGGGCAATTCCAAGTGCTTTATATAAAAGGTAAAGAAATGCATCAAGATATTAGACCACAACTAaagcatgtgcatgtgtaatgTGTGCACACTGTCACACAAATCACATAGTAAGTAAaggtttatttgtatagcactttttaaaacacacagttacaaagtgcttcacacatacacgaaaaatataaatgaatatataaataaagatatatttcaatacaaaaatacagcacaaaaccaaactgaaacaaaccaaaacatcaGACAGGGATGGAGATCTATAAAAAGGCTTGCCTATAACAAAGGCTTTTTAGAAGCTGCTTAAAGCAGTCCAAAGATTCGGGAAATCTGATAGTTTGTGGAAGATGATTCCAGAGGGTTGGGGCTAAAACAGCAAAGGCACGATCACCTTTTGTTTGAGGTTGGAGCGGGAGATGGACAAAAGGCTGAGATTTGAGGATCTGAGTGGTCGAGAAGTGGAAtgaggaacgaggacatcagaaaTGTAACTGGGGGCAAGGTCATGCAGAGCCTTATATGTAATCAACAAAATCTTGTAGTTTATTATGTGGGACCGACAGCTTGTTCTAGTTAGCAGCCTGGCAGCTGCGTTTTGGACCAACTGTAAACGATTTAAAGCAGCTTGACTGAGGCACGTGTGtagggaattacaataatctagatgggagaaaatgaaagtgtgaatGAATAATTACAGATCCATAGAAGATAAGATACATCTGATTTTAGCAATATTTCTTCGCTGAAGGAAACAGGTCTGGACGAGCTTGGTAACATGATGGTCAAAAGTCGTTTACTGGTCACAGATGATTCCAAGATTCTTATCAGTAGATTTGATATTAGAGTGAAATGGTTCAATAAACTGATCAGCTGCAGTGGCAAAGTTATCGGGTCCAATTAAAAgaacttctgttttgtcaggGTTTAGGTGGAGGAAATTATGAGACATCCAATCTTTGGTGGCGGCTAAGCAATCATGGAGGGAGGACAGTTGATTCAGGTTATTGGGTTTGGCGGAGAAAAACATCTGTGTATCATCAGTATAACAGTGATATGACACGTCATGAAAGCGGCTGAACAAATGACCCAGAGGAAGCATGTACAATGAGAAGAGTACTGGTCCAAGGACCAACCCCTGAGGGACTCCACACAGCAGGGGAGCTGAGGAGGACACATGATTAttgatacaaacattaaaatatctatTAGTCAAATAAGAATTAAACCAGTTTAGAGCTGTACCAGAAATGCCAACCCAGTGATGTAACCCATCAAGTACAATGGCATGATCAATAGTATCAAAGGCTGCAGTCAAGTCCAGTAGTATGAGGATGGAATATTCACCTTTGTCTGCATGCATAAAAATATCATTTTTGCCTCATTTATCAGGGCATATGGTGTACTACTATATCTGTATCTTGCAATGTTTCCACTGTTATTTGACAAAAGTGGAAGGGGTCTTATTCAGTTTGCATATTCATAAGTTCTTGAATTTTCTAACAACTGTGGTAACAACAGTGTAGAGATGATGCTAAGCAACTTCCAgttgttttctacattttgtggaaaaatatatattgaacATATTTAATAGATCGAAATACTTAAAACTGACGAGGCTCATAATTCAATACATGTAACAACCCCTCATAAAAGAAACAGCTACCCACCAGTTCGAGCTTCATGATGCGCACACAGTCCCTAAGGATGTTCGTGGGTGCCCCCAGCAGCTTTGTGAAGGCATTCAGAGTGTTGTATTTGAAGGGAGGACCAGCAACCTAGAAAGAGGACAACAGAAGATGGATCAATGGAATAATAACATGAGTGCAGGCATGTGTTCCTATGAGTGACCTTAAATACTGACAAGTCTTTTAAATGAGGGAAACACAACAGGCTTTACTTTTTTTCcagtacagtacaatatttttttaattatgatcAGTTcgagaaacacaaaatgcaatttgTTTCATGTATAGGTCAAACTCTTCAACTATGCATGTACATATGTCTCAAATTTATGtttgaataatttatttattaggCTTTAAGTGGATGCTGCTGATACTTACCCGTGTCTCAAAGAACTTCTCCAGCACCTGAAGCTCCTCCTGGGACCAGGGACCTGTATTTTCTGGAGTGACTTTGAGCTGCAGTGTCTGGTAATTCTTTGGGTTGAGAGCCACGCGGCACTTGAGCACGTCTGTCTTGAACATGATTACCCCCGGCTCATTAGAGTTCACAATAGATAACTAGAGGAGAGTTGACAGAGTGATGAAAGTTAGGGGAGGGCGGAACACATAATGTAATTTGAGGGGGGGCGGAAACACCAAGGAATAATCTCTCCaaatcatcatcatgatttGTGCAACACTTACATTGGCCTCCTGCTGAATGATCCTCTGTAGGTGCCGTCTCATGATAACTGAACCTAGAAACCGCTCCAGAGGCGAGCAGAGGTAGCTTCCTGCTAGGCCTGGCACCAGGCAGGGAGTGGGTGAGGGGAGCAGAAGCACATGCAAGGCATTGTGGGTGAGGATGGTAGGAATGGAGGCAGCCCAGGGGCGCTGAGGTAGCTTGCGGGGTGGAGGCATACTGGTAGGCATGACTTGTGAACCTAAaccaaagaaagagagggagagagttgtAAAGAAACACTCAAATTATTTATAGAGCTAGACTGATATATCATCCGATATTAGCATtttgcagatatattggtatcTGTGTATATGTcggccgataagtaacaagaaattgcagtacagaagtgccaaactaggtttgagaTATTTAGGGCACTTTCACACTTATAGTTTGTTTGCTCTGGTCCGAATCAGTTAATGAGTTTATAAACTTTGAGCATTTTCCCCTTGGTTCGGTTGCttttcacacagagaaaaatccAAGCGaaccaaaatgcatcactagcaaattatttaaactcccaaatattGATGTCATTATTCTCCTCAAAATAATGTGAGGCAATACTGAGAAAGCAGGACTTACTGGTCCCAGCACGTGGAGAATGAGGGTCAGGGATAGGTGAGTGCAATGATGGGTTACCAGGGGACATGCCATGGATCCTTGCCCCAGGAGAAGGCCCTGAGACCTGGGGTGAGCCTGGCCACTGGCCCCTATGGCTAGGGGACACCATGGCATATGGAGAGCTGGGGTCCAGAGCACCTAGCGTGAAGGAGAGACAGCCatcagcaacaaaacaacacttaaTATACGACAATAAGCAGTCAGATGAATACACCACTGTGTGCCCACTAACCACAGGCCATATGCTTGCTAATGTATAGAAGTGCCTAATGAAGATGTTCAGTTCAGCCCGTTCCAGCCCTTGCCCATCAGACCAGAGTTGTTACCAGGCCAGCATTTACGGCCACCCTGCTGCTTACCGTGGGGACTGGCAAAGCTGGTCTGGCCCATGGCTATGCCCAGCGAAGACGGAGATGGGGTGGGCCCAAAAGGAGAGGGTGCCCTCAGAGCTCCACTAGGGGAGCCAGAGGCATGGATgttccctgcacacacacacacacacacacacataccaaatGGCTCGTCAGACTCTGAGGTTGACAAgttctcctcacacacacacacacacagacacactgactcatgtacacacatgctAAAGTAGGGCGGAAGGGCTGCAGTCTCTGGCTGGCGGGCTGAGATGGAATGGAAGGAGCAGGACTAAATGCATGCTTTGTTCCCTCTTGGCTGtaaggtgtgtgtatgttgcatgAGAAACACAACTGATCTCATGGTTTCACAAAACTAAAATGGGCACACATGGTCGCTCTTCTTCGTTCTCTGTGACATTCACACAATTTGCTCTtgcaacaaaatacataaatcagCAGGGAGGTTGATGACTGTGCAATGTAATATACTCAAAAACAATGATTTGTTGGTCATAATCCTGTATGGTGGCTTGACAAGCTCAGATGACATAAACAATATAGGAgatcattcactcacacatatTTGGACAAACACCAAGTACCAAACTTGCTATTACCTGGTGACTGGGTGGGCATCATGGATGGTGAGGGAGTTACATTAGTGTGATAATTTGGTGGTGAAGTGAGAGGAGGGTAAACACCTCCCGCACCCCCTCTCATTGTCTGTGGCTGCTGTTGAGGTTGCAACTGGTTCATCAGACTGTCCATCACATCTACACCCACCGGCGACGGTGGGTTATCATCTTCATTGACAGAGCGTCTGCGAGCATCCTGATTACTGTCCACAAACATATTCAGGAATGTCTAGACAGGGCAAAGAGCAGAAGGACAGACTGTAATGTAAAAAGCTGGACCAAAAACATTGAAGTTGTTGATCATAAAACTGTATCTGCATTACATTTACTTCTAGAATCCAGTTGTATTCTTTAGTTGTGCTGATTctcaacacacattttcactctgGAGTGATGACAAGGGAAATatgcagttagcttagcataaacactggaaacagggggaaacagctagcctggtagTCCAAAGATAACAACATCTACCCCCACATctcccagcacctctaaagctaactaACACTTCATATATCATTTTAGTCAATTTAAAAACCAAAgagtaaaaactgtaaaaatgtgtggttttatggggggtgaAGCGCCAGAGTATTTCTTAGTCCGACACAGTGACTTTGGACAgtcaggctaactgtttcccatgtttccagtctttatgctgaactaagataaccggctgctggcagaagcctcatatttactgtacagacatgagagtggtatctcaTCAAactcaagaaagcaaataatgtatttccaaaaatgtcaaactattcctttaactcatATCAACTGGTCACAATGTTTGTTCTTTGGGTTGACCCTGATTAGTATACTTACAGTCTCAGATGCATGTACATAAGAACTAAAAGTGGCAGCTTAGACAGTTTAGACAGACTCTTCAGTTAAGGAGAAACTTATTCCCTTTCCAAGATCAAGTCTGTTAGTTGACACCACTTCTATGCCTTTATGTCTGGTGTACCTTGAGTCCAGGCGCAGGGTAGAAACCCTCTACAATCTTAGTGTTGTCAAAAAGACTGTAGGCTCCATCTCTGATGGCTACCACACCACGGCTGCGGCAGTAGATGTCGATGCAGTACATGTTTCGGAACGCCAGGCGGATGTGTGTGGATGACTGGGGTAAGATGGAGAAGCACTGGTAGGCAGTGTTGGTGCGCTGGGTCAGGCCCAGCATGGGCACTGTTGGTAGCTTGTTGATTGCATTCAGAGGGGCCTGTGTGTCAGAGAGCACCTGAGGAAGATAAATAGAAACCGGGTTACCCAGGAAATTACACAGAACACTAAAGTAAAAATAGATGGGATGTGATTAGAGAAATAGCGAACGCAGCACAGAGGACAAAGTAATGTTTGTGCAATGTTTTTTGCCACGTGAGGAGCATGAACAAAACAGAGAATACCAGAAATGTAAGGAAAAGAATGTAGTAGTATAATTTATGCTGTCAGCCAATGTACTTGGACTGCCCACTGATATTAAGCTCCATTTATCAGGTAGTTCAACACATGAAGGTTAAGTGAACACATTTATGATCCAGATCTAACAAGTGCACATGCGCATGTTATGGCTGTATTTTCTTAACTGTGCTATTGTgtacctgcagcagctgcatcaCATTTGGATTCTTGTTGAACATCTCCTGTAACTGATGAAGGATGATATTATGGCAGTTGGAGCAGCCAGAGTTAGGCCCCACAGTGCCGAGGGCAAGGTGGAAACGGTGGCTGCTGGAGTTCCACTGGATGGTCACAGAGCTGCCCTTGGTGGTCCCGTAGCACAGCACCAGCTTACGGTAGTTATAGAGCCGCACCTCTGAGAACAGGCTCAGGTAAGATGGCATCTCTGGAGTAAAGCAGTCACAATGTGCAGCTCAATTAAGTacagtgtgtttcttttgcTAAGCATTAATTCAATAATTCAGTGACACTGATGAAGCCTTAACTAACTGTAACTCTAACTATGTGCGGATTTCACACACATGGCTCAGACTAACTTGAGTAAATCTTGGTTTTAAGTTTTTTCAGCACAAAAGTGAAACCAGGCCAAGAAAACAATATATTACTTTGAATATACATGTATCACCTTCATTGCAAATGAAAACCAGAAACATACTGACTGATTTAAGATGAACTGACTTTCATCAAGAGTCATTTACAAATGCAATTTTTGCTTTACAGATGACCATGCACGAACCTGGCAGTGCACGAGAGAAGTTGAGGACGCACTGGTAGAGCTGATTGATGGCGCTCCAGTCATTAAGGAACATCTCTACTACCTTTCGCCCGCCCACTGGCTCCGAAAGAGGGTTTTCATAAGTCAGATACACGTGCCGCGTGGAGGCTAATAGAGGGGACAGATGGGTTTCTTGAGACACTGGGCCATGTAGCAGACGCAGACAGTTTTCCATTTTCACATAGAGGCCATACTTTAAGCAAAGCACATAATGTTTAATGCAAGACATCCTATGAAAAATGATGACAATGTTTTTGGCATACtatgtttttataatgttaTGGCCAATTGCTGAATTTGCTACACTGACTATTTATTATATCCCCGGGTATGTGTTGATTGTATTAATTAGTTTGATTCCTAGTGTTGTTGCTGCCTGATTTGGACAGGACACtcttgaaaaatatttttaaccttAATGAAATTTTTCTGGATAAATCAAGgcacataaataaatgtgagaTGAACTTGGGACACTCTGTATGTGGTGTATACCTTGCTCCttgctgtgtgtgctgttgaGAGGGCAGTTGGCCAGCACCAGTTCAGCCACCCAGGTTCGGTTGTTCCTGCCCTGCAGTCTGAAGGTGCAGTCCAGTAGGGACCGGTCTAAAGCTCTCCTGGTCTCCTCTCCTACACCTTTACAGGGAGGAATCCTGCAGGATAAAAACAATTACACTGTAGTCACAATGGTTTATCATACTTTgaagaaacattacatttgacTGTCATCGTGTGTACATAAATTCACGCATGTGTGCTTGTGACTGAGTGTATTACTTCAGTAGACGTATCGCATGACTGCTGCCGTCTCCCTCCACTTGGACACCCTGGTTTGGGATCTCCATGTTGGACAGCTACTCAAAGACAGTCAGACATGCAGCATTAGCCAGAAAACACAAGACTGGGATTGCCATGCTTAACATTTTTTGGACACATCTATGACTGGCAAGAATGATTCAAACAGTCTGAGCATTGTGACTTACCTCTGTTCTGAGGCCAATGAAAGGCATGTTGGTGTCGCACATCGCTACTAGGTGAGCCAGCTCTTTGTTGAAGGCACACATTTCTCCAGACCGCTTAGGCTTCTTTGGCTCTGGGCCTCCCTGGTCCCCAGATATCTACAGAGCAACGAAGACACAAAAAATTGCACATTAAAGGACATTTATTAAGTTTAATTTATCCAGCTGCTCACATATACTTTTTCTTAGCAATGGCTTGTCTCACATTCACAAAAGGTACACATGTCCACAAGACGAGGCTGACCTGTACAAGCAAAAGCTAAATGTATACTTGTATGTTTGGAGGTTAAGTTGTTGCGATGCAGCCTACACATGTAGCTGCTGGGTCTACCCCAGAGGCGGagcattttataataatattaggCAGGAATATTAACTCTGGAACATAATCGTTGTATAATATGTTTTTGTCAGCCACGTATTGTAAACAGTTTTTGAGGTGGGGCAGAACATTAATTGTTCACTTTTCCCACCCACATTTTCCTAGCCAGTACAAACTGCCTAGTTCTAACCTCTAGGCCAGAACCACATCCATTAAAACTCCAAATACACTGCATTTCATCGTACACAAATTAACGTTTGGTGTATAACTACTCTAGTACTGACTACCTTTCTCTTAGTTCCAGGTCGGGCCCTTCTCCCTGTTGTGGTGTCCTGGACAAGGTGTTCTAGGTTGGGTTTGAAATGCTGCAGGAGCTGTGCACACATGGGTCCGTCCTCTCCTTCCAgctgagacacagacaggaaagagTACTTGTACTGCAACGCTGTGGGACTGCTAGGCACTTCAAACATTTCCACCacctacaaaaaaaaatagaggaggaggaggaaagagaggaattGGAAAGATCCACAATAGAGAATTAGAGGGAGGACATAAAAATTAAAGCAGCTCATAGCTTTTTAACTTTATAGTGGAAGTCATTTTGGTTTAGCCCTTTCAGCATTATATTGGTTGAGGAACTCACAATGTAGTACTGCGGAAGACGAGTGAGCTTAATGAAGAGTTTGTGTTTGGACAAGTTGCCAACAGGGTGAGAAGCCGAGTTGGACAGGTGAAGGACATCAGTACACACAGTGGGAAGGTGTTTCACAGACTGTCGACAGCGCTGCTCCCCCAACCAGAACCTtgccagagagaaagaaacactcTGTCTCACTGAAATCTAAGTTGCAAAAAGGCCATGGTTCATAGGTTCATACTCTTACTCACAGCATTCAAACAGTTTACTAGTGCAAGACTCTGGCAATTCTTCTCAACACCCATTTCGCCAAGTGTTGCTACTGACAGCTACTGCTACGGACTGCAATTAGTCAATTTTGACAAGCTAGAAGCAGGCGTCAGACTCTGGCTCCTACTGTTGACTAAACTGCCTCCGCTATGTTTCGCCTGTGCCAAAAAATACTTTATACGGTTAGCTGTGAATATACATTTCATGTTCATATCTATTTAAAAATTGAGGAGGTGGACTTACTTCAGTTGTTGAAGCCAAGATATGATACGCTTCATATCATCGTTAATGGTCTTTTCAATGTCATCCAGCATGGACTGATCTAGAGAGAGAACACATCAGGGTTTTATGTTCACAGAGCTGAGCacacaaaacagtaaaagtagAATTATTGAGAAAGTAAGTATGAATTTAAGTCACCCTAGCCACATTACCAGCCAAACTGTTGATTCCTTTATTGTTATACAAAACCAAACCATTATATAAACACAATCTGAATGAAAAAACTTCACTAGGACACAACATgaacaaacatgaaacaaaaaaattgttatGAGTTAATGCTTACTATTACTTACCTAATCCATACAGCATGGGTTGGAACATGCCAGAGTGCAGGTCTACAAAAATGTGTAAGCACTCTGAACGACCACAGGGCTCAAGTATTGGAATAATAAGTGTGGGTAAAGCAGTCTCGATGAAtgctgaaataaacaaacacacacttgtctcTTTTCAATTCTGCAGATGACTCAAAACCATGGTTACAGTACATTAATTGACAGAAGGTGAAGGAGGGATGTGTGAGAAAGCACATCTCTATGAGGTGATGGGAATTTTGAACATGCAATTCATTATAATTAAGACCACGAAAATCTTcccattagattttttttcaggctAAACAATGCCTCTTTTTTCAACTGTTGTCACCAATTGGCACAAGGCTGTAGCTGCTGTGGGAGACAACACTGGTTTCTGTGCATTTACTCAATATATacctaaaaatgtatttaactgttttaatGATGAAAGTAGACATACAGTTGTCACTGGGATTGTTGGTCTTTAGAATGGCCTTCAGCTCCTGTAGTTTCTGATGGGACCGGGCATGCACACTGTCGATCAAAAGTTTCTCCACTGACAGATGGTCAATCTcaagagtgagtgagagaaaacaaacattaataaatTGTACTATATTTGCACAGTAAGCCATACTGCCCCATGCTTTATATTACACTAAAAACATGTGTAAACATTGCAAACATATGTCCACCTTACCTTCATAGCTCTCTCTATTAATTTAGAGTCACAGGCAGGGAGAGGAGGTTCATGGGATATTTGCAATGGCTTAGATCCATCTGATTCGTCAATCTTGATAGTGACTTTATGTACTGACGCTGTACCTGTTTTCCTTCCCAAAACCTGTTGGCtggagaaacaaagaaaaaggatGACAGTAAGGAATGAAAACTGTATGAATGCATTCTGCCATTTTGAGCTTTCTCTCATCATTCTGTTTTTGAGAACAGTGTCCTTGCCCATATATGTGAGGGCAAAAGTCTTACTTCCAGACGGTGAGCGTGAGATATTTTGCAGGCATATATCTCTCCTCCTGCACCAGGTCTCCCCATCGCTCTCTAATCAGCATCAGAGTCTGAGAGTGGAGCACCTCTAGCTGcagtgacagacagaaggaGTCTGGAAACAATGCGGTTAAAGAAGACACTGTGGGAAAATACCAAGTCCAGGTGAATAGAAATAAAGTACTATACACATCTTTCCattaacattcaaaacacactcacacatatccTCAAGACACATACACTTTGTTGGTAAAAGGGCTATTTGTGCCCAACACAGACTGCTCTTTGACACGGTAAGCTGCACTGCTAGCGTTGGTGGGggaaaggcagagcagagatgTACTGATTAGCATTGTGATAAGCACAGTCGTGCTCAGCTCGCATACTTGATTAGGGTCTTTGATATTAGCATGAATGCTAACAAGCTGTTGTTTCTCTCTACATTTTGCCAGACTGATGAGTGATAGGCCTCTGACTGTAATCAGAACAAATATGTATGGGTTACAAAAGCATGATGAATGGCACGATAATCACTGCCTGACAATACAAATGTTAGGTGATTGGTTTTGATGTTGACATGATGGTACACTTGcattttgtaatgtaatttagCTGTAATTTTCCAAAAGCGtggacaattttttttttaaaaagtatcagTTTCTTATTACAGTATTAACAGGTGTTGGAGACAAATCTCCATAAGGAGTTCATTACACCTCACATGACCTGACTGGGTGACAGGTCGTAGTGAGAATAGTCTTGCTCCTTCCCTGTCAGTAACAAAAGGTGGTTGTGTTGTTTGATAATTAATGAAACAAGAGGGGATTAAAAAGGATGCAATTCTGCAGCTGCTCTCATTGGAATGCTGCATGCGCCTGCTTGACCAGTCAATACTCTATATGCTCCAACACACACTCCCGCACTACTGCAGTAGTTCACATCAGATTGGGACAAAAGCCAAGGGGTTTTCTGCAGGACGTACAcaaaatgtctgtgtatgtgtgcagattgacaaacaaagacaaagaaaggatACGCAAGCAGTTGTACATGTCCTGTAGGGGTTTTTCATCGGCACACAGACGTGCCTGGACCAACTCGTGGATGAAGTTCACCTGCAAACTGTGGACCAAGGCTCGCCCATCTGTCAATGGGGGGGGCCAGACAGACAAACCAGTTAAGAGTGAATGGGAAAGGGAAAAATATTAGCAATGAAGTATACTGTCAATCATCTTGTCGATGGTACTCACGGTGGTGTGAGTACAATGATGAGTGCATGACTTACCTCCAGTTTCTTTGTCCTCCACCAGAATCTCCAACTTCAGCAGCCTCCAGGGAATATCAGGGTCATCTCCCATCACCGTCAAAGTGGCCTCAAACTCTCCTTCCACACGAAACTTTACACGCCCATTAGctacacagatatacacacaagcaaacatatATACAAGATCTTCTCATTACCAATACAGCTGAAAACAAATTTCCAAAGAAGGTATGAGAATGGCTATTAGTGAAAATATACCATAGTGGGTTAACAGAAAGTGCTTACCAACTGTGAGGTTTGCTAGCTGGGGTGGTAAGTCTGTTGTGACAAGACGGTGTCGTAGAATCTGATTAAGCTGGCTCAGGGTGGTCTGCTTCTCAGCCTTAGTGATGGGGTCTGGAGGAATTATCTTATCCTACACAaaaggac
This Siniperca chuatsi isolate FFG_IHB_CAS linkage group LG12, ASM2008510v1, whole genome shotgun sequence DNA region includes the following protein-coding sequences:
- the med14 gene encoding mediator of RNA polymerase II transcription subunit 14 isoform X1, coding for MAPVQIGSDGQLVPLGGPVVSGPQPPPPGTPATQGVRLSLLIEFLLQRTYHEITLLAELLPRKTDMERKIEIVQFASRTRQLFVRLLALVKWASNAGKVEKCAMISSFLDQQTILFVDTADRLASLARDALVHARLPSFAIPFAIDVLTTGSYPRLPTCIRDKIIPPDPITKAEKQTTLSQLNQILRHRLVTTDLPPQLANLTVANGRVKFRVEGEFEATLTVMGDDPDIPWRLLKLEILVEDKETGDGRALVHSLQVNFIHELVQARLCADEKPLQDMYNCLHSFCLSLQLEVLHSQTLMLIRERWGDLVQEERYMPAKYLTLTVWNQQVLGRKTGTASVHKVTIKIDESDGSKPLQISHEPPLPACDSKLIERAMKIDHLSVEKLLIDSVHARSHQKLQELKAILKTNNPSDNSFIETALPTLIIPILEPCGRSECLHIFVDLHSGMFQPMLYGLDQSMLDDIEKTINDDMKRIISWLQQLKFWLGEQRCRQSVKHLPTVCTDVLHLSNSASHPVGNLSKHKLFIKLTRLPQYYIVVEMFEVPSSPTALQYKYSFLSVSQLEGEDGPMCAQLLQHFKPNLEHLVQDTTTGRRARPGTKRKISGDQGGPEPKKPKRSGEMCAFNKELAHLVAMCDTNMPFIGLRTELSNMEIPNQGVQVEGDGSSHAIRLLKIPPCKGVGEETRRALDRSLLDCTFRLQGRNNRTWVAELVLANCPLNSTHSKEQASTRHVYLTYENPLSEPVGGRKVVEMFLNDWSAINQLYQCVLNFSRALPEMPSYLSLFSEVRLYNYRKLVLCYGTTKGSSVTIQWNSSSHRFHLALGTVGPNSGCSNCHNIILHQLQEMFNKNPNVMQLLQVLSDTQAPLNAINKLPTVPMLGLTQRTNTAYQCFSILPQSSTHIRLAFRNMYCIDIYCRSRGVVAIRDGAYSLFDNTKIVEGFYPAPGLKTFLNMFVDSNQDARRRSVNEDDNPPSPVGVDVMDSLMNQLQPQQQPQTMRGGAGGVYPPLTSPPNYHTNVTPSPSMMPTQSPGNIHASGSPSGALRAPSPFGPTPSPSSLGIAMGQTSFASPHGALDPSSPYAMVSPSHRGQWPGSPQVSGPSPGARIHGMSPGNPSLHSPIPDPHSPRAGTSSQVMPTSMPPPRKLPQRPWAASIPTILTHNALHVLLLPSPTPCLVPGLAGSYLCSPLERFLGSVIMRRHLQRIIQQEANLSIVNSNEPGVIMFKTDVLKCRVALNPKNYQTLQLKVTPENTGPWSQEELQVLEKFFETRVAGPPFKYNTLNAFTKLLGAPTNILRDCVRIMKLELFPDQAAQLKWNVQFCLTIPPSAPPIAPPGTIAVVLKSKMLFFLQLTQRIPVPQEPVSIIVPIVYDMATGLTQQADIPRQHSSSGAAALMVSNILKRFNELHPARQGECTIFASVHELMANLTLPPGTRQ